ATCGCCAGCGACACTGAAGAAAAGCCCTTTAACCGCGAAGAGCGCTCTTTGGTGTATCAGCGTGCCAAAAATGAGCGCGACACCATCGCCTTCGGCACTCAGCGCGACCTTTTGGCCGATAACTACCTGAGTTTGTGGCACTCATTAAACCCCTGTGAGGTGAAAGAGGAGAGCAAGCGGGTGCGCTTTGGTGGCGATGAATGTTTAAAGCCTTACAGTGCTTCGCGGCTGAATATTTCGGCCATGAGCTTTGGCTCCCTCTCATCCAACGCCATTCAGGCGCTGAATCTGGGGGCGAAGAAAGGCGGTTTTTACCATAACACCGGCGAGGGTGGCATAAGCGATCACCACCTCGAACATGGCGGCGATCTGGTGTGGCAAATTGGCTCGGGCCTTTTTGGTTGCCGCACCCATGAAGGGGAGTTCGACCCTGCGGCATTCAGCCGTCAGGCCTGCCAGCCCCAGGTGCGGATGATTGAAATCAAGCTGTCACAAGGTGCCAAGCCCGGCCATGGTGGTGTCCTGCCCAAGGCCAAGATTACGGCAGAGATTGCCCGTATCCGCCTTATCCCCACCGACAGGGATTGTGTGTCGCCTGCGGTGCACCCCATGTGCGCCACGCCCAAGGCGCTGCTTGGATTTATCCGTGAGCTGAGGGTGTTATCCGGCGGCAAACCCGTTGGTTTTAAGCTGTGCATTGGCAATCCGGCGGAGTTTTTGGCCATCGGCAAGGCCATGTTGGAAACCGGCATTTATCCTGACTTCATCACTGTGGATGGCGCCGAAGGGGGCACGGGCGCCGCGCCGGTGGAGTTTACCAATCGCATGGGCATGGTGTGTCTCGAGGGTGTGTACTTTGTGCACAATGCCTTGATTGGGCTGGGGCTCAGAGACAAGGTGCGTATCATTGCCTCGGGCAAAACCGCCTCGGCCTTTGACTTGCTCTCCAAACTTGCACTGGGCGCCGATACCGTGAATGCGGCCCGCACCATGATGCTGGCCCTTGGTTGTATTCAGTCGCGCCACTGCAACACCAATAATTGCCCCACGGGCATTGCCACTCAGGACCCTGTACGGGGCAAGGCGGTGGACGTAGAAGTGAAGAGTGACAGGGTGAGGAATTTCCACCACAACACCCTGCATGCCTTTTATGAACTGCTGGGTGGCATGGGGCTGGACAGCCCTGCCAAGCTGTTGCCGCAAATGATAAAGCGCCGCACACCTTATGGTTTGCCAATGTCGGCCAGCAGCATGGTAAAGCAGCTTTCCCATGGCGAGCTTGCCGAAGGCAGGGCGACCGGCGTGTGGCAGTCCTGGTGGCAAAGCGCCAGCAGCGACAGCTTCTTTGTTTATGACGATCTTATCCTTACGCCCATTGAGCTCAGGCAAGGGCATCAGGGATAACAAGTGGATGTCATGAGACAAAAAAAGCCGGGCTAGCCCGGCTTTTTTACATCAGAAGCTGCGATAAACAGGGTACTTGAGGTATTCCCGGTCGTAGTAGGGGCTCTTTTCATAGAACCAGCGCAGGCGGGCGCTTGGATCGGCGGCGAATGCGGGGTCTTTGAGGGCTGCATCAAAGGCCTTTTTCAGCTCAGGATCTTCGGCCAACATACGCGCCGCCATGGGTTCTACTGCGTACTGCTCCATGTACTCGGTACGGGTGAAGATGGGATTGAACAGGCCCCATTGCAGCAGTGAGTCCGGTGACTGGGGCTCCAGCAGCAAAATGGCGAGGTCGCCCAGTGCCTGCTCTGTGCTGATTTTGATGGTGC
This sequence is a window from Shewanella zhangzhouensis. Protein-coding genes within it:
- a CDS encoding FMN-binding glutamate synthase family protein — translated: MTLMQKLYWLMATLGNALAIWLCSRHPGLGAWLLLAFTLGYTLIGAYDLFLSRHSLNRLYPVVAYIRYGLESFRVEIQQYFIASDTEEKPFNREERSLVYQRAKNERDTIAFGTQRDLLADNYLSLWHSLNPCEVKEESKRVRFGGDECLKPYSASRLNISAMSFGSLSSNAIQALNLGAKKGGFYHNTGEGGISDHHLEHGGDLVWQIGSGLFGCRTHEGEFDPAAFSRQACQPQVRMIEIKLSQGAKPGHGGVLPKAKITAEIARIRLIPTDRDCVSPAVHPMCATPKALLGFIRELRVLSGGKPVGFKLCIGNPAEFLAIGKAMLETGIYPDFITVDGAEGGTGAAPVEFTNRMGMVCLEGVYFVHNALIGLGLRDKVRIIASGKTASAFDLLSKLALGADTVNAARTMMLALGCIQSRHCNTNNCPTGIATQDPVRGKAVDVEVKSDRVRNFHHNTLHAFYELLGGMGLDSPAKLLPQMIKRRTPYGLPMSASSMVKQLSHGELAEGRATGVWQSWWQSASSDSFFVYDDLILTPIELRQGHQG